Below is a window of Polyangia bacterium DNA.
CGGCGATCAGGTCGACGCCGGCAGCACGGTTCCCCTGCGTGTCACCTTGCGTCCCTACGCCGGCCCGGAATACGTCGAGAGCATCCCGGTGACGTTCCCCCGCGGCCTGGGCGGCACCACGGTGAAGATCGAAGTGGCCAGCGGCGCGGTGGTCAAACCCGAGCTGCCGCCCGCCGAGACGTTGGCCATCTATATCGACAACCTGCGCCGGTACTACACGGCGTCGTCGATCGTGGTCAGCTTGCAGACCCCCGACGACGGCGCGGCCCTGCGCGGGCGGTTGCTGCCGGATCTGCCGGCGTCAGCACTGGATACCTTGCAGCCGGGCAACCAGACCCGCCGCGCCGACGCCTACCACGTCGCCGACCGCACGGTGTTCTCGTCGCGCCGCCTGGTGAGCGGCAAGCAAGAGCTGTCCGTGTTCGTGCGCGAAGACGTCCTCGGCCAGCGCCTGTCGGCGCGCCAGCACTGACCGGACGATCGCGGAATTCCCGCGTCGGGCGGCCGGTCGCGTACAATCGTCGCCGCCTGATGCTGACATTGACGAAGACGATGCTCCTGGCCACCGGCGCCGCGCTGGTGGTGGGCGGGTCCGGCGCGGTGCTGGCCGCGGGGACCAAGGTTTTTCGCCACACCAGCGCCAAGGATTTTGAAGAAGGCGAAGCCATCGGCAGCCTGATCTTGCCCACCGGCGAAGTGGCGGCCGGCATGAAGACCGCGCGCGTGCCGCTGGAGGCGGCCTTCGTGTGGTGCTCGGCGCTGTCGCGCGACGGGGCCACCGCGTACTTCGGCAGCGGTGACCACGGCCAGATCTTCGCCGTCGAAACTGGCGGCGCGTCCGGCAAGGCGCCCAAGACCGAGAAGCCGGCGCGCAAGGTGGTCGAGCTGGACGCCGCCTGGGTGACCGCGCTGGCGGTGCGCCCCGACGGCATGTTGCTGGCCGGCGCCACGCCCGGCGGACGCGTGTTCGTCGTCGATCCGAAGACCGGCGGCACGCGCGAGCTGGCCAAGCTGCCCGCTGAACACGTGTGGAGCCTGGTCCACGACAGCGCAACGGGCACGACCTACGTCGGCACCGGATCGCCGGGGAAGATCTTCGCCGTCGACGCGAAGGGAAAATCGCGGGCCATCTGGGATTCCGGCGACAAGCACGTGGTTTCGTTGCTGCGCGCGGCGGACGGGCGTCTTTTGGCCGGGACGTCGGAGGAGGCGATCCTGTTTCGGGTTTCGCTGGACGGACACGCCGAGGCGCTGCACGACTTCGAAGCGGAAGAAGTCCGCGCCATCGCCCGCGACGGCGAGACGATCTATGTCGCCGTCAACGACTTCGAGAAGCCGGCATCGCCGACGCTGCCCGGTCCGGTGGCGGCGAAAGGCACGCGCGTCGTCGTCTCGACCGCCGGGCCGCCGTCGTCGGCGGGCTCGCTGCCGCGCCCCGGACAACGAAAGGCCAAGGCCGGCCTTTATCGACTGGAGAGCGACGGGCGCATCGAACAAGTCTTCTCGACCGGCGACGGCTACTTCACCGCGCTGCTGCTGGACAGCGCGGGCGGCGTGTACGTCGCCACCGGAACCCAGGGCAAGGTCTATCACGTGGCGAAGGATCGGACGGCGTCGCTGGCGGTGGATCTGGCCGAGCGCCAGGCCCTGACCCTGGTGCCGGCGGGCAACGGTCTATTGATCGGCAGCGGCGACGTGGGCGGCGTGTACCGCGCGCGGCCGGCGGCGGGCGACGAAGCGATTTATCTGTCGAAGGTGCTGGACGCCGAGTTCCCAGCCCGCTGGGGCATGGCCCGCTGGCACGGCACCCGCGGCCTGACGGTCGAGACCCGATCGGGAAACACCGCCAAGCCCGACGTCACCTGGAACGCCTGGCGCGCCATCGATCACCCGCAACCCACCGCGGGTGGCGGCGCGGCCGGGGTGGTCGCCAGCCCGCCCGGGCGCTACGTTCAATATCGCGTCGGTCTGGGCGGGCCGACCGGGAGGCTGCGCGACATGAACATCTTTTACCTGCCGCAAAACCAGCGCGCCCGCATCACCGAGATCAGCGTCGCCGATCCCACCCCGCCGGCGGCGGGCGCGGCGCGGGTGCATTCATCGGTGATCAAGCTGCGCTGGAAGACGGAGAACCCCGATAATGATGACCTCATCTACCGCGGCGCTTTCCGTACCGAAGGCGAATCCACCTGGCGACCGCTCGGGGGCGCCGAGCCGCTGACCAAGGCCGAGTATGACTGGAACACCGACGGACTGCCCGACGGGTCGTACGTCGTGCGCGTCACCGCCAGCGACGAGCGTGCCAATCCCGGTGACCGCGCCCTGGACTTCGCGCTGGAATCGTCGCCGCTGCTGGTGGACAACCGCCCGCCCGAAGTGATCGACCTGCAGGCCCGTTACCCGCAGGTCAGCGGCCGCGCCCGCGACGCCGCCAGCAACATCTCGGCGATCGAATACGCCGTCGACGGCGGCGAATGGCGACCGGTCGCGCCCAGCGATGGCATCCTGGACGATCCCATCGAGCCGTTCAGCTTTCGCTTGCCGGCGCTGTCGCCCGGCCCACACGCGGTGACCGTGCGGGCCTGGGACGGTGGCGATAACGTCGGCGCCGCCAACCTGACGGTGACCGCCAGATGAGCGCGCCGACGACGCCTCCCGAAACGCCCGCCGAAAGCGCCGCCCGCGACGTCGCCGGCCTTCCGCCCGCGCCCATGGTGTTCCAGGTGGAGGTGGGCCTGCTGCAGAACTTCTGCGAGATCATCTACTGCCCCACCACACGGCAAGCCGCCGTCGTCGATCCGGCGTGGGAGGCCGATCGCCTGCTGCGCGAGGCGCAGACCCTGGGCGTGCAGATCAAGACCGTGCTGATCACGCACACGCACAACGACCACATCGAAGGCGTGGCCGAGATCGTCGCTGCCACCGGGGCGTCGGTGGTGGTCAGCCCGCGCGAGGCCGCCGCCATCCGCCGGGTGGCGCCCGACACCGGCGCCATGATCGACGCCGTCGACCGGGGGGCCATCGCCATCGGCGATTGCGGCCTGCGCGTCCTCGAGACCACCGGGCACACGGTGGGCGGCGTTTGTTATCTCGCGGATGGCTTCGTCGTCACCGGGGACGTGATGTTCGTGGGCGGCTGCGGCCGCACGGATTTCACCGGCGGCG
It encodes the following:
- a CDS encoding MBL fold metallo-hydrolase; translation: MSAPTTPPETPAESAARDVAGLPPAPMVFQVEVGLLQNFCEIIYCPTTRQAAVVDPAWEADRLLREAQTLGVQIKTVLITHTHNDHIEGVAEIVAATGASVVVSPREAAAIRRVAPDTGAMIDAVDRGAIAIGDCGLRVLETTGHTVGGVCYLADGFVVTGDVMFVGGCGRTDFTGGDTAAMWRSLQRLGALPEETKVFPGHNYGQTPTSTIAHELRTNPYLLCQTFEDFRALRERPRR